Proteins encoded within one genomic window of Panicum virgatum strain AP13 chromosome 1N, P.virgatum_v5, whole genome shotgun sequence:
- the LOC120657234 gene encoding putative NAC domain-containing protein 94, with translation MNEIRSDEMEKQDEVMLPGFRFHPTDEELVRFYLKRKIQQKSLPIELIRQLDIYKYDPWDLPKLASTGEKEWYFYCPRDRKYRNSTRPNRVTGAGFWKATGTDRPIYSSDGSKCIGLKKSLVFYKGRAAKGVKTDWMMHEFRLPSLTEPSLPPKKPLEKTIPPNDSWAICRIFKKTNSTAQRALSHSWVSPPLSSTNENYIRPSLQTTQRSHHSSENTSSTITDIVSSTIQFNGSNYMPSILSSSHNPLSIIGSSRPAASLVLPPSGAEHQTMSVLSAIPLDLPAGMDITSMVLNASPTALQNIDRIPTNIEFGQPHHPNNSIIMANRCTVDLPDIGNSANSAPRSINFPFNLQGALPDDWRMTFPWDSLPCTTEVSTNNQPTKCYT, from the exons ATGAATGAGATCAGAAGTGATGAGATGGAGAAGCAAGATGAAGTTATGTTACCTGGCTTTAGATTTCATCCAACAGATGAAGAGCTCGTCAGGTTCTACCTTAAAAGAAAAATCCAGCAGAAGTCTCTCCCGATCGAACTCATCAGGCAGCTGGATATCTACAAGTATGATCCATGGGATCTCCCAA AACTAGCGAGTACTGGAGAGAAGGAATGGTATTTCTACTGTCCAAGGGATAGGAAGTACCGGAACAGCACAAGGCCGAACAGGGTAACTGGGGCAGGTTTCTGGAAAGCCACTGGAACTGATAGGCCAATCTACTCTTCTGATGGGAGCAAGTGCATCGGCTTGAAGAAGTCTCTTGTCTTCTACAAAGGTAGAGCAGCCAAAGGGGTCAAAACTGACTGGATGATGCATGAATTTCGGCTGCCTTCACTCACTGAACCATCATTGCCACCAAAGAAGCCACTTGAGAAGACCATTCCACCAAAT GATTCCTGGGCGATCTGCAGGATTTTCAAAAAGACCAATTCAACAGCGCAGAGAGCGCTCTCACACTCATGGGTATCACCTCCATTATCCAGCACAAATGAGAACTACATTCGTCCTTCCTTGCAGACTACACAGAGAAGTCATCACAGCTCAGAGAACACATCGTCTACAATTACTGACATCGTTTCCTCCACTATCCAGTTCAATGGCAGCAATTATATGCCTTCAATACTTTCCTCTAGCCACAACCCTCTGAGCATCATTGGCAGCAGCAGGCCGGCTGCATCCCTTGTGCTTCCCCCATCAGGTGCAGAGCATCAGACCATGAGTGTCCTCTCAGCAATCCCACTTGATCTTCCAGCGGGGATGGACATAACATCcatggtcctgaatgcatctCCCACTGCACTCCAGAACATAGATAGGATCCCCACAAACATCGAGTTTGGCCAACCACACCATCCCAATAACAGCATTATTATGGCCAACAGATGCACGGTTGATTTGCCTGACATTGGCAACAGTGCCAACAGCGCTCCACGGTCAATCAACTTCCCGTTCAACCTGCAAGGAGCACTGCCTGATGACTGGAGGATGACATTTCCTTGGGACTCTCTCCCTTGCACAACTGAGGTCTCAACGAATAACCAACCGACCAAGTGTTATACTTAG
- the LOC120657241 gene encoding probable hexosyltransferase MUCI70 isoform X1 has product MPERRLPITAPAVAGSRRYCRKLRRRCRLILLPAFALALLYLAYLSFSSHANLPFHATNHGTSNRENLLKLKDLGYSPYLTNISIFTSFDRTRYELEPPKSRKRPRKRYAPCEIQFLPAVDDLVEPAHYENFTQFSLNYILKEEVPGNGFFEPLFGGHQSLQDREETYHAKDQTLHCGFVRGTNDYPSTGFDLDANDRRYMATCHVAVSSCIFGSSDYLRRPTKSRIGSYAKKNVCFVMFMDELTLATLSSEGHMPDENGFVGLWRIVVVKNLPYKDMRRAGKVPKFLSHRLFPSAMYSIWLDSKLRLHADPMLIIEYFLWRKKAEYAISMHYDRSCVWEEVLQNKRLNKYNHAAIDEQFHFYQSDGLVKFNASQLPVLPSYVPEGSFIVRAHTPMSNLFSCLWFNEVNRFTSRDQLSFAYTYLKFTRMNPGKPIHLNMFKDCERRAIAKLFHHRTNETTDPLPANLRLGKTSVQG; this is encoded by the exons ATGCCGGAGCGCCGCCTACCGATAACTGCCCCGGCCGTGGCCGGATCCCGCCGCTATTGCCGGAAGCtgaggcgccgctgccgcctaaTCCTCCTCCCGGCCTTCGCTCTCGCTCTGCTCTATCTGGCCTACCTCTCCTTTTCCTCCCACGCCAACCTCCCCTTCCACG CGACGAATCATGGCACGTCTAATAGGGAGAACCTTTTGAAGCTGAAGGACCTGGGATACAGCCCATATTTAACTAATATCTCTAT ATTTACTTCTTTTGACAGGACTAGGTATGAATTGGAACCTCCCAAAAGTCGAAAGAGACCACGCAAGCGCT ATGCACCATGTGAAATTCAATTCTTGCCAGCTGTTGATGATCTTGTGGAGCCTGCTCACTATGAAAATTTTACACAGTTCTCTTTGAACTATATATTGAAGGAAGAAGTGCCAGGTAATGGCTTCTTTGAACCATTGTTTGGTGGACACCAGAGCCTTCAGGACAGAGAAGAGACATATCATGCAAAAGATCAAACCCTCCACTGCGGTTTTGTTAGAGGCACAAATGATTACCCTAGTACCGGatttgatttggatgcaaaTGACAGAAGGTATATGGCTACCTGCCATGTTGCTGTATCATCATGCATTTTTGGAAGCTCTGATTACTTGAGGAGACCAACCAAAAGCAGG ATTGGATCTTACGCTAAGAAGAATGTGTGCTTCGTCATGTTCATGGATGAGCTAACACTAGCAACCCTTTCCTCTGAAGGACACATGCCAGATGAAAATGGATTTGTTGGCCTATGGAGAATTGTTGTAGTTAAGAACTTACCATACAAAGATATGCGAAGAGCTGGGAAGGTGCCAAAATTTCTATCTCATCGACTCTTCCCATCTGCCAT GTATTCTATATGGTTGGATAGCAAACTGCGTCTCCATGCTGATCCAATGCTTATCATTGAGTATTTCTTATGGAGAAAGAAAGCAGAATACGCCATTTCAATGCACTATGACCGCTCTTGTGTATGGGAGGAAGTGCTCCAAAATAAGCGCTTGAACAAGTACAATCATGCTGCTATTGATGAGCAATTTCACTTTTACCAGTCCGATGGTCTTGTCAAGTTTAATGCCTCACAACTGCCTGTTCTTCCAAGCT ATGTGCCTGAAGGATCGTTCATTGTGCGTGCTCATACACCGATGTCTAATTTGTTTTCATGCCTTTGGTTCAATGAAGTCAACCGTTTTACCTCACGTGATCAATTGAGTTTTGCGTACACTTACTTGAAGTTCACGCGAATGAATCCAGGGAAACCTATTCACCTCAACATGTTTAAG GACTGTGAAAGAAGAGCAATAGCTAAACTGTTCCATCACCGAACTAACGAGACTACAGATCCACTACCAGCTAATCTTAGATTGGGCAAGACTTCAGTGCAAGGCTGA
- the LOC120657239 gene encoding sphinganine C4-monooxygenase 1-like, whose translation MGIGAASDELLGTFVPIAVYWLYSGLYVALDGAGRLDGYRLHTREEAATKNVVSKAAVVRGVLVQQAFQVAVSLTLFAVIGDESGAGQKQPPALVIVLQFIIAMVVMDTWQYFMHRYMHINKFLYKHIHSKHHTLVVPYSFGALYNHPLEGLILDTIGGALSFLVSGMTPRTSIFFFSFATIKTVDDHCGLWLPGNILQALFSNNSAYHDIHHQLYGNKYNFSQPFFVMWDKILGTYMPYSIEQRKGGGVESRPAKLD comes from the exons ATGGGGATTGGGGCGGCGTCGGACGAGCTGCTGGGCACGTTCGTGCCGATCGCCGTGTACTGGCTCTACTCGGGGCTCTACGTCGCGCTGGACGGGGCGGGGCGTCTCGACGGGTACCGGCTGCACACCAGGGAGGAGGCTGCTACCAAGAACGTCGTCTCCAAGGCCGCCGTCGTCAGGGGCGTCCTCGTTCAGCAGGCCTTCCAGGTCGCCGTCTCGCTCACCCTCTTCGCG GTCATTGGTGATGAGAGTGGTGCTGGACAGAAACAACCTCCTGCTCTTGTGATAGTGTTGCAGTTTATAATTGCAATGGTTGTTATGGACACATGGCAGTACTTCATGCACAGATACATGCACATTAACAAGTTTCTGTATAAGCACATCCATTCAAAGCACCACACACTTGTAGTCCCTTATTCCTTTGGAGCTCTTTACAACCATCCTCTCGAGGGCCTTATTTTGGACACCATTGGTGGCGCACTCTCATTTCTTGTCTCTGGTATGACTCCACGgacatctatattctttttctcctttgctACCATTAAGACAGTGGATGATCATTGCGGGCTGTGGCTTCCTGGTAACATCCTCCAGGCACTGTTCAGCAACAACAGTGCTTATCATGACATTCACCATCAGCTCTATGGCAACAAGTACAACTTTTCACAACCCTTTTTTGTGATGTGGGACAAGATACTTGGAACTTACATGCCCTACTCTATCGAGCAACGAAAAGGAGGAGGGGTCGAATCAAGGCCAGCTAAACTAGACTGA
- the LOC120657238 gene encoding uncharacterized protein LOC120657238: MVRKLRRKGDASAAPTPRADAPGSAKSGKLKKRAVKSDPKKLKAAAAESAGTADASASAPSPAPKPVEASPAAASGADKGGVAPSKREGRNASGKEPMKGREEEKGRGEDRKTSRKETNNGREEERVRREEKRRRTTGKEEEEDDDKRGFIFMCSARTKPECYRSGVFGLPRGKMDVVEKIRPGAKLFLYDFDLKLMYGVYKADTRGGLDLVRHAFEGKFPAQVKFSVDIDCLPVPESSFRHAIRENYNSKGRFTQELSPKQVHRLLAIFKPIGLSQPTPQHIEETRHPRIVEDRREAYDYEERRVAQHVEERGTPVRARAYPLEDHYKITYSLRPPLLDEPQHVPPQYYHQVATSSLNHEPHMAILHERTAPEPTARDPILARDYGALPGELAARSEHVDELYRSYKLSTRAMDFYQGPSYASSSYDNPASLYAASSYNNPSSLYGESPQRPVVTRVRGPSVPVSTRYSFVGPPTYR; the protein is encoded by the exons ATGGTGAGGAAGCTCAGGCGCAAGGGcgacgcctccgccgcgccgacgcCCAGGGCCGACGCCCCGGGGTCGGCCAAGTCCGGCAAGCTTAAGAAGAGGGCGGTGAAGTCCGATCCGAAGAAGCTGAAGGCGGCCGCCGCTGAATCCGCAGGCACCGCCGACGCGTCTGCTTCGGCGCCGTCACCCGCGCCGAAGCCGGTCGAGGCgagtccggcggcggcctcagggGCCGACAAAGGTGGGGTCGCTCCGAGCAAAAGGGAGGGCAGGAACGCGAGTGGGAAGGAGCCGATgaaggggagagaggaggagaaggggaggggggaAGACAGGAAGACGAGCAGGAAGGAGACGAATAATGGGAGGGAAGAGGAGAGGGTGAGGAGggaagagaagaggaggaggacgacggggaaggaggaagaggaagatgatGATAAGAGGGGGTTTATATTCATGTGCAGCGCCAGGACGAAGCCGGAGTGCTACCGGAGCGGCGTGTTTGGTCTGCCCAGGGGGAAGATGGATGTGGTGGAGAAGATCCGGCCAGGAGCGAAGCTGTTCTTGTATGATTTTGACCTTAAGCTAATGTACGGGGTGTACAAGGCGGATACAAGGGGAGGCTTGGATCTTGTGCGACATGCATTCGAGGGGAAATTCCCTGCACAG GTCAAATTTAGCGTTGACATAGATTGTCTTCCTGTTCCTGAGAGTAGTTTTAGGCACGCCATTAGAGAAAACTACAATTCAAAAGGCAGGTTCACCCAAGAGCTCAGCCCTAAACAG GTTCATAGGCTACTGGCAATATTCAAGCCTATTGGCCTTTCTCAACCAACTCCACAACATATTGAAGAAACACGCCATCCACGTATCGTTGAAGATAGGCGAGAAGCGTATGACTACGAAGAAAGACGAGTAGCACAACATGTTGAAGAAAGGGGCACACCTGTTCGTGCCCGTGCATATCCTCTTGAGGATCATTACAAGATCACATATTCATTACGCCCTCCACTTCTTGATGAGCCTCAGCATGTTCCTCCTCAGTATTATCACCAAGTGGCTACTAGTTCTTTAAACCATGAACCTCATATGGCTATTCTTCATGAAAG AACTGCACCTGAGCCAACTGCTAGGGATCCAATTCTTGCAAGAGATTACGGAGCACTGCCAGGGGAGCTTGCTGCACGCTCTGAACATGTGGATGAACTGTACCGTTCTTACAAACTTTCTACACGCGCCATGGACTTCTATCAAGGACCATCATATGCGTCGTCTTCTTATGATAACCCGGCAAGTCTTTATGCGGCTTCATCTTACAATAACCCGTCAAGTCTTTACGGCGAAAGCCCTCAGAGGCCTGTTGTTACAAGGGTTAGGGGACCGAGTGTGCCTGTGTCCACCCGTTACTCTTTCGTTGGTCCACCAACATATAGATGA
- the LOC120657241 gene encoding probable hexosyltransferase MUCI70 isoform X2 produces the protein MPERRLPITAPAVAGSRRYCRKLRRRCRLILLPAFALALLYLAYLSFSSHANLPFHATNHGTSNRENLLKLKDLGYSPYLTNISMTRYELEPPKSRKRPRKRYAPCEIQFLPAVDDLVEPAHYENFTQFSLNYILKEEVPGNGFFEPLFGGHQSLQDREETYHAKDQTLHCGFVRGTNDYPSTGFDLDANDRRYMATCHVAVSSCIFGSSDYLRRPTKSRIGSYAKKNVCFVMFMDELTLATLSSEGHMPDENGFVGLWRIVVVKNLPYKDMRRAGKVPKFLSHRLFPSAMYSIWLDSKLRLHADPMLIIEYFLWRKKAEYAISMHYDRSCVWEEVLQNKRLNKYNHAAIDEQFHFYQSDGLVKFNASQLPVLPSYVPEGSFIVRAHTPMSNLFSCLWFNEVNRFTSRDQLSFAYTYLKFTRMNPGKPIHLNMFKDCERRAIAKLFHHRTNETTDPLPANLRLGKTSVQG, from the exons ATGCCGGAGCGCCGCCTACCGATAACTGCCCCGGCCGTGGCCGGATCCCGCCGCTATTGCCGGAAGCtgaggcgccgctgccgcctaaTCCTCCTCCCGGCCTTCGCTCTCGCTCTGCTCTATCTGGCCTACCTCTCCTTTTCCTCCCACGCCAACCTCCCCTTCCACG CGACGAATCATGGCACGTCTAATAGGGAGAACCTTTTGAAGCTGAAGGACCTGGGATACAGCCCATATTTAACTAATATCTCTAT GACTAGGTATGAATTGGAACCTCCCAAAAGTCGAAAGAGACCACGCAAGCGCT ATGCACCATGTGAAATTCAATTCTTGCCAGCTGTTGATGATCTTGTGGAGCCTGCTCACTATGAAAATTTTACACAGTTCTCTTTGAACTATATATTGAAGGAAGAAGTGCCAGGTAATGGCTTCTTTGAACCATTGTTTGGTGGACACCAGAGCCTTCAGGACAGAGAAGAGACATATCATGCAAAAGATCAAACCCTCCACTGCGGTTTTGTTAGAGGCACAAATGATTACCCTAGTACCGGatttgatttggatgcaaaTGACAGAAGGTATATGGCTACCTGCCATGTTGCTGTATCATCATGCATTTTTGGAAGCTCTGATTACTTGAGGAGACCAACCAAAAGCAGG ATTGGATCTTACGCTAAGAAGAATGTGTGCTTCGTCATGTTCATGGATGAGCTAACACTAGCAACCCTTTCCTCTGAAGGACACATGCCAGATGAAAATGGATTTGTTGGCCTATGGAGAATTGTTGTAGTTAAGAACTTACCATACAAAGATATGCGAAGAGCTGGGAAGGTGCCAAAATTTCTATCTCATCGACTCTTCCCATCTGCCAT GTATTCTATATGGTTGGATAGCAAACTGCGTCTCCATGCTGATCCAATGCTTATCATTGAGTATTTCTTATGGAGAAAGAAAGCAGAATACGCCATTTCAATGCACTATGACCGCTCTTGTGTATGGGAGGAAGTGCTCCAAAATAAGCGCTTGAACAAGTACAATCATGCTGCTATTGATGAGCAATTTCACTTTTACCAGTCCGATGGTCTTGTCAAGTTTAATGCCTCACAACTGCCTGTTCTTCCAAGCT ATGTGCCTGAAGGATCGTTCATTGTGCGTGCTCATACACCGATGTCTAATTTGTTTTCATGCCTTTGGTTCAATGAAGTCAACCGTTTTACCTCACGTGATCAATTGAGTTTTGCGTACACTTACTTGAAGTTCACGCGAATGAATCCAGGGAAACCTATTCACCTCAACATGTTTAAG GACTGTGAAAGAAGAGCAATAGCTAAACTGTTCCATCACCGAACTAACGAGACTACAGATCCACTACCAGCTAATCTTAGATTGGGCAAGACTTCAGTGCAAGGCTGA
- the LOC120657233 gene encoding aquaporin NIP2-1-like, with amino-acid sequence MSTNSRSNSRANFNNEIHDIATPQNSTMPPMYYSDRSLVDIFPPHLLKKVVSEVVATFLLVFVTCGASAISGSDLHRISQLGQSVAGGLIVTVMIYAVGHISGAHMNPAVTLAFAVFRHFPWIQVPFYWAAQFTGAICASFVLKAVLHPITVLGTTTPTGPHWHALVIEVIVTFNMMFVTLAVATDTRAVGELAGLAVGSAVCITSIFAGAVSGGSMNPARTLGPALASNLYTGLWIYFLGPVLGTLSGAWTYTYIRFEDAPSASGKDASQKLSSFKLRRLQSQSVAADDDELDHIQV; translated from the exons ATGTCGACCAACTCGAGATCCAACTCCAGGGCCAACTTCAACAACGAGATCCATGACATCGCCACGCCGCAGAACTCCACCATGCCCCCCATGTACTACAGCGACCGATCGCTGGTGGACATCTTCCCTCCCCACCTCCTCAAGAAG GTCGTCTCGGAGGTGGTGGCCACGTTCCTGCTGGTGTTCGTGACGTGCGGGGCGTCAGCGATCAGCGGCAGCGACCTGCACCGCATATCGCAGCTGGGGCAGTCGGTCGCCGGCGGGCTCATCGTCACGGTGATGATCTACGCCGTCGGCCACATCTCCGGCGCGCACATGAACCCCGCCGTCACCCTCGCGTTCGCCGTGTTCCGCCATTTCCCATGGATCCAG GTCCCCTTCTACTGGGCGGCGCAGTTCACCGGCGCCATCTGCGCGTCGTTCGTGCTCAAGGCGGTGCTGCACCCCATCACGGTGCTCGGCACCACCACGCCGACGGGGCCGCACTGGCACGCGCTCGTCATCGAGGTCATCGTGACCTTCAACATGATGTTcgtcaccctcgccgtcgccacgGACACGAGAGCG GTGGGTGAGTTGGCCGGGTTGGCGGTTGGTTCCGCGGTTTGCATTACGTCCATCTTCGCAGG GGCGGTGTCGGGCGGATCGATGAACCCGGCGAGGACGCTGGGGCCGGCGCTGGCGAGCAACCTCTACACCGGCCTCTGGATCTACTTCCTGGGCCCCGTCCTCGGCACGCTCTCCGGGGCCTGGACCTACACTTACATCCGCTTCGAGGACGCGCCCAGCGCCAGCGGCAAGGACGCATCGCAGAAGCTCTCCTCCTTCAAGCTCCGCCGCCTGCAGAGCCAGTCCGTCGcggcggacgacgacgagctcGACCACATCCAGGTCTGA
- the LOC120657237 gene encoding probable galacturonosyltransferase 9 produces the protein MAGGRASARRRAVVAAVTTLILLASVSFLLSATATSSAAANSPASRLAVVQRHAEDHAAVLAAYTAHARHLSALSASQTDAFLSISSRLSALASRLSVSTVGALEKEVKAQVKRARSLAGAAKEAFDTQSKIQKLSDTVFAVGQQLLRARRAGVLNARIAAWSTPKSLHCLAMRLLEARLANASAVPDDPPVPPPQFADPSLYHYAVFSDNVLAVSVVVASATRAAAEPSRHVFHVVTAPMYLPAFRVWFARRPPPLGAHVQLLSVSDFPFLNASYSPVLRQIEDGNRDVALLDYLRFYLPEMFPALRRVVLLEDDVVVQRDLAGLWRVDMGAAVNAALHTCFGGFRRYGKYLNFSDPVVRESFSPGACAWSYGVNVFDLQAWRREQCTEQFHRFMEMNENGTLWDPASVLPAGLMTFYGKTKPLDKSWHVMGLGYNPHIRPEDINGAAVIHFNGNMKPWLDVAFNQYKHLWTKYVDTEMEFLTLCNFGL, from the exons atggccggcggcagagcatccgcgcggcgccgcgcggtGGTCGCGGCCGTCACCACGCTGATCCTCCTCGCCTCCGTCTCGTTCCTCCTGTCTGCCACGGCCACCAGCTCGGCCGCCGCAAACTCCCCGGCCTCGCGCCTGGCCGTCGTCCAGCGGCACGCCGAGGACCACGCGGCCGTCCTGGCGGCCTACACGGCCCACGCGCGCCACCTCAGCGCGCTCTCGGCCTCCCAGACGGACGCCTTCCTCTCCATCTCGTCGCGCCTCTCCGCCCTGGCCTCCCGCCTCTCCGTCTCCACCGTGGGGGCCCTGGAGAAGGAGGTCAAGGCCCAGGTCAAGCGCGCgcgctccctcgccggcgccgccaaggAGGCGTTCGACACGCAGTCCAAGATCCAGAAGCTCTCCGACACCGTCTTCGCCGTGGGGCAGCAGCtcctccgcgcccgccgcgcgggCGTGCTCAACGCCCGCATCGCCGCGTGGTCCACGCCCAAGTCGCTCCACTGCCTCGCCATGCGCCTCCTCGAGGCCCGCCTCGCCAACGCCTCCGCCGTCCCCGACGACCCGCCCGTCCCGCCGCCACAGTTCGCCGACCCGTCGCTCTACCACTACGCCGTCTTCTCCGACAACGTGCTCGCCGTCTCCGTCGTGGTGGCCTCCGCGAcccgcgcggccgccgagcCCTCGCGCCACGTCTTCCACGTGGTCACCGCGCCCATGTACCTCCCGGCGTTCCGCGTCTGgttcgcgcgccgcccgccgccgctcggcgcgCACGTGCAGCTCCTGTCCGTCTCCGACTTCCCGTTCCTGAACGCGTCCTACTCGCCGGTCCTCAGGCAGATCGAGGACGGGAACAGGGACGTGGCGCTGCTGGACTACCTCCGGTTCTACCTCCCGGAGATGTTCCCGGCGCTGCGGAGGGTGGTGCTCCTGGAGGACGACGTGGTGGTGCAGAGGGACCTGGCGGGGCTGTGGCGCGTCGACATGGGCGCCGCCGTGAACGCCGCGCTGCACACCTGCTTCGGAGGGTTCCGGCGCTACGGCAAGTACCTCAACTTCTCGGACCCCGTCGTCCGGGAGAGCTTCAGCCCCGGCGCGTGCGCCTGGTCCTACGGCGTCAACGTCTTCGACCTCCAGGCGTGGCGCCGGGAGCAGTGCACCGAGCAGTTCCACCGCTTCATGGAAATG AATGAGAACGGGACGCTCTGGGATCCGGCGTCCGTTCTGCCGGCCGGGCTCATGACGTTCTACGGCAAGACGAAGCCGCTGGACAAGTCATGGCACGTGATGGGGCTCGGGTACAACCCGCACATCAGACCCGAGGACATCAACGGAGCTGCCGTGATACACTTCAACGGGAACATGAAGCCATGGCTGGACGTCGCCTTCAACCAGTACAAGCACCTCTGGACCAAGTACGTCGACACCGAGATGGAGTTCCTGACGCTCTGCAACTTTGGACTCTGA